The nucleotide sequence AGCAGGCGTATCTCGCCCCAGACGTCCGCGTGGTGCGTGAGCATCTGGAGCATCACCGAGCCGACGGCTCCGGTCGCACCGACGACCGCGAGCGTCGGCTTCGGCGTCATCGGCCGGTGCCTCCGTAGACGACGGCCTCGTCCGAGTCGCTGTCCAGGCCGAAGGCGCTGTGGACGGCGCGCACGGCCTCGTTGACGTCGTCGGCGCGGGTGACGACCGAGATGCGGATCTCGGAGGTGGAGATGAGCTCGATGTTCACGCCCGCGTCGGAGAGCGCGCGGAAGAAGTCCGCGGTGACGCCGGGGTTGGTCTTCATCCCGGCGCCGACCAGGGAGATCTTGCCGATCTGGTCGTCGTAGCGCAGCGAGTCGAAGCCGATCGCGGTCTTCGCCTTCTCCAGGGCGTCGATGGCCTTGCGGCCCTCGGCCTTGGGGAGGGTGAAGGAGATGTCCGTGAGGCCGGTGGACGCCGCGGACACGTTCTGCACGATCATGTCGATGTTGATCTCGGCGTCGGCGACGGCACGGAAGATGGCCGCGGCCTCGCCGGGCTTGTCAGGCACGCCGACGACGGTGATCTTCGCCTCCGAGGTGTCGTGGGCGACACCCGAGATGATGGCCTGCTCCACCTTCTGGTCCTTTGCGTCGGAGAGCGGTTCGTTGCTGACCCAGGTGCCCTGCAGTCCGGAGAAGGACGAGCGGACGTGGATCGGGATGTTGTATCGGCGTGCGTACTCGACGCACCGGTGCAGCAGCACCTTGGAGCCGGAGGCGGCGAGCTCCAGCATGTCCTCGAAGGAGATCCAGTCGATCTTCTTCGCCTTCTTCACCACGCGCGGGTCGGCCGTGAACACGCCGTCGACGTCGGTGTAGATCTCGCAGACCTCGGCGTCGAGGGCCGCGGCCAGCGCGACGGCCGTGGTGTCGGACCCGCCGCGGCCGAGCGTGGTGATGTCCTTCTTGTCCTGGCTGACGCCCTGGAACCCGGCGACGATGGCGATGTTGCCCTCGTCGAGGGCGGTGCGGATGCGGCCCGGCGTGACATCGATGATGCGCGCCTTGTTGTGGACCGAGTCGGTGATGACACCGGCCTGGCTGCCCGTGAAGGACTGGGCCTCGTGGCCCAGGTTTTTGATCGCCATGGCCAGCAGGGCCATGGAGATCCGCTCCCCCGCGGTCAGCAGCATGTCGAACTCACGCCCGGCAGGGATCGGGGATACCTGCT is from Streptomyces venezuelae ATCC 10712 and encodes:
- a CDS encoding aspartate kinase; its protein translation is MGLVVQKYGGSSVADAEGIKRVAKRIVDAKKNGHQVVVVVSAMGDTTDELIDLAEQVSPIPAGREFDMLLTAGERISMALLAMAIKNLGHEAQSFTGSQAGVITDSVHNKARIIDVTPGRIRTALDEGNIAIVAGFQGVSQDKKDITTLGRGGSDTTAVALAAALDAEVCEIYTDVDGVFTADPRVVKKAKKIDWISFEDMLELAASGSKVLLHRCVEYARRYNIPIHVRSSFSGLQGTWVSNEPLSDAKDQKVEQAIISGVAHDTSEAKITVVGVPDKPGEAAAIFRAVADAEINIDMIVQNVSAASTGLTDISFTLPKAEGRKAIDALEKAKTAIGFDSLRYDDQIGKISLVGAGMKTNPGVTADFFRALSDAGVNIELISTSEIRISVVTRADDVNEAVRAVHSAFGLDSDSDEAVVYGGTGR